A single Chrysiogenia bacterium DNA region contains:
- the mutS gene encoding DNA mismatch repair protein MutS: protein MPSAENSKNSPKIKLTPAMQQYMDAKQAYPDALVFFRMGDFYELFFEDATIAAPVLEIALTTRDKNKGADSIPMCGVPHHAATGHIRRLTERGYKVAICEQVEDPAQAKGLVKREVTRLVTPGMPLDEGASGQRNHYVLALAPGKKAWGVAAVDAATGSFPAAEVPESQLIAELSRLSPAELVIAEGTEMPQALEDYLRAWPRTLTERQQIEFKPERAERLLEEQFELGSLGSFGFEPGSPALAAAGAVVAYLREANKTGVAHVRELHPFHPGQGLVIDESSRENLEIFRSQSDRTERGSLVGALDLSVSAAGARCLRRWLGFPLLDVQRINERLDAVAELKDSGGLRESLREGLSQGGDLERIIGRICQGRANPRDLIALATTLEQIPAFRASLEGAQCEALEDYAARMNDLAEIRTRIRGAVVEDPPATVGDGGVFQKGVSEDLDSIREIRTGGKEWIARLEATERERTGISSLKIRYNRVFGYYIEVTKANAGGVPEDYIRKQTLTNAERYITPELKEYEEKVLSAGERIRAIEQELFGALCEEIAANVAAVQELARALAELDVLCCFAELASKHGYVRPAVHEGKEICIRDGRHPVVEAFLPAGERFVPNDLDMDGEGAQLLLITGPNMAGKSTVMRQVAILVLLSQVGCFVPAAEARIGLVDRIFTRVGASDNLARGLSTFMLEMTETAGILRQATSRSLILMDEIGRGTSTFDGLSIAWAVAESLHDLSGEGVRTLFATHYHELAELEQLYPRVKNLTMSVKEWNERILFLRKLVPGAASHSYGIHVARLAGIPDGVIDRARQILSDLEAGEWDPTGSPRIKPARKGGAAHARADTGQLSLLSSAGDRVVAELKRELEGVNPDELTPLDALTWITKWKERLTKP, encoded by the coding sequence ATGCCCTCCGCTGAGAACAGCAAAAACTCGCCAAAGATCAAACTGACGCCGGCGATGCAGCAGTACATGGACGCCAAGCAGGCGTACCCTGATGCGCTGGTGTTCTTCCGCATGGGCGACTTCTACGAACTCTTCTTCGAGGACGCGACCATCGCCGCCCCCGTGCTGGAGATCGCGCTTACCACCCGCGACAAGAACAAGGGCGCCGATTCCATTCCCATGTGCGGCGTGCCCCATCATGCGGCCACCGGCCACATCCGGCGGCTTACCGAGCGCGGTTACAAGGTCGCCATCTGCGAGCAGGTCGAGGACCCCGCGCAGGCCAAGGGGCTGGTAAAGCGCGAGGTCACCCGGCTTGTAACGCCGGGCATGCCGCTTGATGAAGGCGCCAGCGGGCAGCGCAACCACTACGTGTTGGCCTTAGCGCCGGGAAAAAAGGCCTGGGGCGTGGCCGCCGTGGACGCGGCGACCGGCAGCTTCCCCGCCGCCGAGGTGCCCGAGTCACAGCTCATCGCCGAACTCTCGCGTCTCTCACCGGCCGAGCTGGTGATTGCCGAGGGCACCGAAATGCCGCAGGCGCTTGAAGACTATCTTCGCGCCTGGCCCCGCACGCTCACTGAGCGCCAGCAGATCGAGTTCAAGCCCGAGCGCGCCGAGCGCCTGCTCGAAGAGCAGTTCGAGCTGGGATCGCTGGGGAGTTTCGGCTTCGAGCCCGGCTCGCCCGCGCTCGCCGCTGCCGGGGCCGTGGTCGCCTATCTGCGCGAGGCCAACAAGACTGGCGTCGCTCACGTACGCGAGCTCCATCCCTTTCATCCCGGGCAGGGGCTCGTCATCGATGAGTCGAGTCGCGAGAATCTGGAAATCTTCCGCTCCCAGTCAGACCGCACCGAGCGCGGATCGCTGGTGGGCGCGCTGGACCTGAGCGTAAGCGCCGCGGGCGCGCGCTGCCTGCGCCGCTGGCTGGGCTTTCCGCTGCTCGACGTGCAGCGCATCAACGAGCGCCTGGACGCAGTGGCAGAGCTGAAAGACTCGGGCGGCCTGCGTGAGAGTCTTCGCGAGGGACTCTCCCAGGGCGGCGATCTCGAGCGCATCATCGGTCGCATCTGCCAAGGGCGCGCCAATCCGCGGGACCTGATCGCGCTGGCCACGACGCTTGAGCAGATTCCCGCTTTCCGCGCGAGTCTCGAAGGCGCGCAGTGCGAGGCCCTCGAGGACTACGCCGCGCGCATGAACGACCTCGCGGAAATCCGCACGCGCATCCGCGGTGCGGTGGTCGAAGATCCGCCCGCCACGGTGGGCGATGGCGGCGTGTTCCAGAAGGGCGTCTCCGAGGACCTCGACTCGATTCGCGAGATCCGCACCGGCGGCAAGGAATGGATCGCCAGGCTGGAAGCGACCGAGCGCGAGCGCACGGGCATCAGCTCGCTCAAGATCCGCTACAACCGGGTCTTTGGCTATTACATCGAAGTGACCAAGGCCAACGCCGGAGGCGTTCCCGAGGACTACATCCGAAAGCAGACGCTCACCAACGCCGAGCGCTACATCACGCCCGAACTCAAGGAATACGAGGAGAAAGTCCTCTCCGCCGGAGAGCGCATCCGCGCCATCGAGCAGGAACTCTTCGGCGCGCTCTGCGAGGAAATCGCAGCGAACGTGGCCGCCGTGCAGGAGCTGGCCCGCGCGCTGGCCGAGCTCGACGTGCTCTGCTGCTTTGCCGAGCTGGCTTCAAAACATGGCTACGTCCGGCCCGCCGTGCACGAGGGCAAAGAAATCTGCATTCGCGACGGACGCCACCCGGTGGTGGAGGCATTCCTCCCCGCGGGCGAGCGCTTCGTGCCCAACGATCTGGACATGGACGGCGAGGGGGCGCAGCTCCTGCTGATCACCGGCCCGAACATGGCCGGTAAATCCACCGTCATGCGTCAGGTGGCGATTCTGGTGCTGCTCTCCCAAGTGGGTTGCTTCGTTCCCGCCGCCGAGGCGCGCATCGGCCTTGTGGACCGTATTTTTACGCGCGTGGGTGCCTCGGACAATCTGGCGCGAGGGCTCTCCACCTTCATGCTGGAGATGACGGAGACCGCGGGCATCCTGCGGCAGGCGACCTCGCGCAGCCTCATCCTGATGGACGAGATCGGGCGCGGAACGAGCACCTTCGACGGACTCAGCATCGCCTGGGCGGTGGCCGAATCGCTCCACGATCTCTCAGGAGAAGGCGTACGCACGCTCTTCGCCACCCACTACCACGAGTTGGCCGAACTGGAGCAGCTCTATCCGCGGGTGAAGAACCTCACCATGTCGGTTAAAGAATGGAATGAGCGCATCCTGTTCCTGCGCAAGCTGGTGCCGGGCGCGGCGTCTCACAGCTACGGCATCCACGTGGCGCGGCTGGCGGGCATTCCCGACGGTGTGATCGACCGGGCGCGGCAGATTCTCAGCGATCTCGAAGCAGGCGAGTGGGACCCCACCGGCAGCCCGCGCATCAAACCGGCGCGAAAAGGTGGGGCAGCTCACGCGCGCGCGGATACCGGTCAGCTATCGTTACTCTCGAGCGCGGGCGACCGTGTGGTTGCCGAGCTCAAACGTGAACTTGAGGGCGTGAATCCGGACGAACTGACACCGTTGGATGCACTGACGTGGATCACCAAGTGGAAGGAACGCCTCACAAAACCCTGA
- a CDS encoding HIT domain-containing protein, giving the protein MKVAVEATEPEEPVTRKKLWAPWRLAYVKSSGPKPAAGCVLCSLQIEKDGPGNLILRRSGSAYLIMNRFPYTNGHLMVVPKRHTADFAALSTAEMRDISTLLQQGVRAVQDAFHAHGCNVGMNLGRVAGAGIDEHLHFHIVPRWNGDTNFMPVLADVNVVNDHLEDAYHALDEVLPKGRARR; this is encoded by the coding sequence GTGAAGGTCGCCGTCGAGGCGACCGAGCCCGAGGAGCCGGTCACGCGCAAAAAACTCTGGGCCCCCTGGCGGCTCGCCTACGTGAAGAGCTCGGGCCCCAAGCCGGCCGCCGGCTGCGTTCTCTGCAGCCTGCAGATAGAAAAAGACGGTCCGGGGAACCTGATCCTTCGGCGCAGCGGCTCGGCCTACCTCATCATGAATCGCTTTCCCTATACGAACGGCCACCTGATGGTCGTCCCAAAGCGCCACACCGCCGATTTCGCGGCTCTGAGCACCGCCGAGATGCGAGATATCAGCACGCTCCTCCAGCAGGGCGTGCGCGCGGTGCAGGATGCCTTCCACGCCCATGGTTGCAATGTGGGCATGAACCTGGGGCGCGTCGCCGGAGCGGGAATCGATGAACACTTGCATTTTCACATCGTTCCGCGCTGGAATGGGGATACAAACTTCATGCCCGTGCTGGCGGACGTGAATGTCGTCAATGACCACCTCGAAGACGCCTACCATGCGCTCGACGAGGTGCTGCCAAAGGGCCGGGCGCGCCGCTGA
- the sppA gene encoding signal peptide peptidase SppA, protein MEQKQQRGPSVILYFLAGTFALFVLVLVVFALVMDFDSPDSRRTGLSGFSRKPAVGIIDLEGPIFDSRDFVDTLEEYRKEEKVRAVVVRVDSPGGAVAPSQEIYHAILKLRETGKPVVVSMGSLAASGGYYVSSAANKVLANPGTITGSIGVIMQFANYAELMDKIGVKAQALTNSRGKFKDIGSPQRDMRPEEKKLLQTMMDQVYEQFVRDISYGRGLDAENVYPFADGRIFSGEQALENGFVDGLGGFEDAVAMAAELGGIEDDEPQRIYPREPEPTFWDMLSGEEASTRLLQRLLPGLSGALGEGGPLPLPTHSGGLYYLFVP, encoded by the coding sequence ATGGAGCAGAAGCAACAACGCGGGCCATCGGTAATTTTGTATTTTCTGGCGGGGACGTTTGCACTCTTTGTGCTCGTCCTCGTCGTTTTTGCGCTGGTGATGGATTTCGATTCCCCGGATTCGCGTCGCACGGGGCTCTCGGGCTTCTCGCGCAAACCGGCGGTCGGCATCATCGACCTCGAAGGGCCGATTTTCGACTCCCGGGACTTCGTCGACACCCTCGAAGAATACCGCAAAGAAGAAAAAGTTCGCGCCGTCGTCGTCCGGGTTGATTCTCCGGGTGGCGCGGTCGCGCCTTCGCAGGAAATCTACCACGCGATTCTCAAGCTGCGCGAGACTGGCAAACCCGTGGTTGTCTCCATGGGTTCTCTGGCGGCCAGCGGCGGCTACTACGTCTCATCGGCGGCGAACAAAGTGCTGGCCAACCCCGGCACGATCACCGGTTCGATCGGCGTCATCATGCAGTTCGCCAACTACGCCGAGCTCATGGACAAGATCGGCGTGAAGGCGCAGGCGCTCACCAACTCGCGCGGCAAGTTCAAGGACATCGGCAGTCCCCAGCGCGACATGCGTCCCGAAGAAAAGAAGCTCCTGCAGACCATGATGGACCAGGTCTACGAGCAGTTCGTGCGTGACATCTCTTACGGGCGCGGGCTCGATGCTGAAAACGTCTATCCCTTTGCCGATGGACGAATCTTTTCGGGAGAACAGGCGCTCGAAAACGGCTTTGTCGACGGACTGGGCGGTTTCGAGGACGCAGTCGCCATGGCGGCCGAACTCGGCGGCATCGAGGACGACGAGCCCCAGCGCATCTATCCGCGTGAGCCGGAGCCCACGTTCTGGGACATGCTCTCGGGCGAGGAAGCTTCAACCCGGTTATTGCAGCGACTGCTCCCGGGCCTGAGCGGCGCGCTCGGTGAGGGCGGCCCGCTGCCGCTTCCCACGCACTCGGGCGGGCTCTACTACCTGTTTGTTCCCTGA